The nucleotide sequence TATTCTCAACAAAAATCGACTTAACAAGCAAACTGAGCAGATGTTCTGCCATTTTGGTTACTCCTCAAAATTTTTCGTGGCTATTTTTATCCCCCATATCATCAGCCCTATTATAAAAAAGGCGCTGGGAGCCAATACAAAAAGGCCGTTGGGAGTGTACCAGCCGCCTGAAGATGCCAGCTGAAAAATCTGGACTCCGAACAAACTTCCGGAGCCTATAAGCTCTCTGAAGAATCCCACAACCAGTAAAATCACACTGTATCCCAATGCATTGCCGAATCCGTCCACTAAACTTTGAAAAGGAGGATTCTTCATGGCAAATCCTTCAGCTCTTCCCAGTATGATACAATTGGTAATAATCAGTCCGACAAAAACGGATAATTTCTGGCTGATCTCAAAAAAATAGGCTTTTATAAACTGATCGGCAATAATCACAAGTGTAGCAATTATAGTCATCTCCACAATAATTCTGATACTCGAAGGGATTGAGTTCCTCATTATACTTACAAAGAAATTGGACAAACTGACCACAAATATTACTGCCAGGCACATTACAACTGTGGTATTCATATTGGAAGTAACAGCTAAGGCAGAGCATATCCCCAGAACCTGAATAGCTATCGGATTATTCTTAAAAATAGGATCAATCAGCATGCCGAGAGTCTTACTCACTTACTTCCCCCCGATTCAGACAGGCTTTTTAAAAATGTACCGTAAGCGAAATCGCTGACCCAAAATTTTATCAGATTGTCCACACCGTTTGTCGTCATAGTGGCACCGCTTAAACCGTCCACTTTATATTTTGCATTTTCAGCTGTAGCATCCACATTTCCTTTTATCACACTTATACGTACATTCCCTGATTTTCCGTACAGTTTTTTGCCATTCCACTGTTGTTTCCATTCTTTATTGTCAACCTTTCCTCCCAGTCCCGGAGTCTCCCCGTGCTGATAAAACGTCAGTCCCTGTACCGTTCTGCCGTCCGATTTTACTGAAAGGAAACCGTAAAGCGTTGACCACAATCCTTTGCCGTATACCATTATCACCACTTTAGAAATTTGTCCGTTTTCATCCTGAAGGATATAAGCGGGCATATGCTTTGGTACCGTAGGATAGCCAATAGAGGGCAGATCATCCGGTACATTTACTGAAGTTTTCGGAGAAGTGCTTATCTGCTGAAAATTTCTGTAAAAATCTGACAAATCATCCGATTCAACAAATTCAGCAGTTCCCAGCTTAACAAAACCTGCCCGTATATTTTTAAAAGCTTCTTTTATGGAAACTTTGGGATTGTATTCACCGCATGCTATCAGAACATTTCTGTTTCTGTTAATAGTTGCATTTTTTGCCTGAATAGGCTGAAGCATAACTGCAGTGACAGAGACCACAACAGAACAGACAACTGCCAGTGAAAGCGCCACAACAAAAATTCTCAGATCACTTTCACGCTTCATTTCGGCGCATTCTCCTTTTTATATTGGCATTGATAACAAAGTCATCAATTATCGGTGCAAAAATATTTCCAAAGATAATGGCAAGCATGACTCCCTCGGGAAAAGCCGGGTTCACCACTCTGATAAGGGCAGTCAATCCTCCGATTAAAAATCCGTAGATATACTTGCCGGTTTGGGTTATTGCTGCTGAAACAGGATCGGTAGCCATAAAAACGAGCCCGAAAGCAAAACCTCCTGAAACGAGATGCCAGACAGGCGAAACACCAAACATCGGATTTGTATCGCTGCCAATAATATAAAACAAACCGGTGAAACACAGCATACCGATTAGCATGCTGAGCATAATCTGCCATGAGCCTATACCGGTAACAATAAGTATAAATGCCCCTATAAGACATGCAAGTGCAGACGTTTCCCCCATAGAACCGGGAACAAATCCTATAAAAGCATCCCAGAGACTGTATTGCATTCCCGACATACCGGAATGTGAAGCATAAGTTAACGGTGTAGCCTTGGTGACTCCGTCCACAGCAACCCATACCTTGTCACCGGACATTGTAGCCGGATATGAGAAAAACAGCATCGCTCTTGAAATAAGTGCGGGGTTTACAACATTCCTTCCCGTTCCCCCGAAAATCTCTTTTCCCAGAACAATACCGAGAGACAATGCAACAGCCGCCTGCCACAAAGGGACACCCGGCGGAAGTATCAAAGGATACAAAAGACTGGTCACAAGGAATGCTTCCTCAATCTTACGTTTTCTTACCACGGCAAAAAGCACTTCCCAAAACCCGCCGACAATCAGTGTCATTATATATAAAGGAAGAAAGTAAAGGGCACCTAAAACAATATTTGATAAAAAACTGCTGCTGTTAGGGGAAAGCCCCAGCATCTGTAATACATCAAACCGCCAGCTTTCAACACTATTAGCCAAATTCCCGGCGGCAAGATTTGCTTG is from Flexistipes sinusarabici DSM 4947 and encodes:
- a CDS encoding NADH:ubiquinone reductase (Na(+)-transporting) subunit D, with amino-acid sequence MLIDPIFKNNPIAIQVLGICSALAVTSNMNTTVVMCLAVIFVVSLSNFFVSIMRNSIPSSIRIIVEMTIIATLVIIADQFIKAYFFEISQKLSVFVGLIITNCIILGRAEGFAMKNPPFQSLVDGFGNALGYSVILLVVGFFRELIGSGSLFGVQIFQLASSGGWYTPNGLFVLAPSAFFIIGLMIWGIKIATKNFEE
- a CDS encoding Na(+)-translocating NADH-quinone reductase subunit C produces the protein MKRESDLRIFVVALSLAVVCSVVVSVTAVMLQPIQAKNATINRNRNVLIACGEYNPKVSIKEAFKNIRAGFVKLGTAEFVESDDLSDFYRNFQQISTSPKTSVNVPDDLPSIGYPTVPKHMPAYILQDENGQISKVVIMVYGKGLWSTLYGFLSVKSDGRTVQGLTFYQHGETPGLGGKVDNKEWKQQWNGKKLYGKSGNVRISVIKGNVDATAENAKYKVDGLSGATMTTNGVDNLIKFWVSDFAYGTFLKSLSESGGSK
- a CDS encoding NADH:ubiquinone reductase (Na(+)-transporting) subunit B, coding for MGLKTFLEKQSENFGKDGRYSLFYPIFEMVDTFLYTPSEVNKGSVHIRDRIDLKRIMSIVVIALIPSVFMALLNTGFQANLAAGNLANSVESWRFDVLQMLGLSPNSSSFLSNIVLGALYFLPLYIMTLIVGGFWEVLFAVVRKRKIEEAFLVTSLLYPLILPPGVPLWQAAVALSLGIVLGKEIFGGTGRNVVNPALISRAMLFFSYPATMSGDKVWVAVDGVTKATPLTYASHSGMSGMQYSLWDAFIGFVPGSMGETSALACLIGAFILIVTGIGSWQIMLSMLIGMLCFTGLFYIIGSDTNPMFGVSPVWHLVSGGFAFGLVFMATDPVSAAITQTGKYIYGFLIGGLTALIRVVNPAFPEGVMLAIIFGNIFAPIIDDFVINANIKRRMRRNEA